taaatcgactcagaatgtcgaaacgatccgatcaatgtttcgatgtgttaaaaacggaatgacgatataagtatacccccatcctatagtgcagggtataaaaagagaaaaaacccTACTCTGCTAATGGTACTGTCCTTCTTACGAATATGGAAAACACTATTAAAACACTAAATTccgttacacggatggatcaaagctagaggacagagtgggcctggggtctacattgagaacccagagactgagatctgttttagactgccttaccATAAAACGGTCGTACAGGCATATATCCGGGCGAacacggaatgcttgaggtggtttggtgctaacgcgaggacatcgagtgtaaacatctttacggacagtaaatttgccataagagcaataccAACCAAGGTCAggagcagtcttgcagtgtaaggagattaacggcttctctgaggatggcacaatacgcatcgtttgggtgccggatcataacggagtaagatgAAAGacggggaatgaaagggcagacgatttggcaatgaaggccaggggactgccgtcaataaacttggttaacctgacgACAAACGCGGACGAcaaactgtggaacagcgaaatggtcgataggacggcgaaaatcctatggggagatcaggATTGTGagtagacgaggctattactgaaagtaagtaagcaggaggtcagtatacctttcggtatcataacaggacacgtaggactgcgagctcacttagcaaaatcggtgcggcaattgatagcatgtatagggcatgcggggaagatgatcagACATTggggcatttcctttgtcattacccggccttcgcgtctaacaaataccggcacttaggtggggacacaataccagaaatgaaccaacttagaggcatggcatggaaaactattaaggattttgtaagtagcaaagaattcctaacttagatttctggcttaggtgcatgtctaTTGAGGCacggggcagattaatatctgcgccctcgtttcaacctaacctaactttaaatttgtctaaaaaaagagtttaacaaacaaaaactaaaattaatatttaaatgtGCCTTAATACGGCTACACTTTTGGCACTCTTATATTAGCATATATCGGTTATTACAGCCTGGCCCAATTATACCAGTTCTACAATCCCTCGTTTCGTAaagattatataaaaaaaactgcaCATATTCTTATCAGAAACTTGGCAAACCGCCCGAATTTCCTCAATGGATTTTTTATCCGCTAATTTGGCCCGTTATATTAATGGAAGAATCAAAAGATTGCCCGCCTCTACCCCAAATTCCCTGCTATACAGCCCATAACATTATGAAGGGCTCTATAATCCGACTGAGTTttgatgttttttataccctccaccataggatggaggtatactaattgtCCGCAGCCATGTCCGCTGTCTGTCCCTACATCTGTCGGTCACTATGTCGAAAGTACGCAAACTATCGAATTAATgaagttaggcgcttgaaatttttgcaaaaatatttcctaatagtgtaggtcagttgggattgtaaatgaaccacatcggtccatgttttgatatagctgccatatagctgaAAGTGACATGGCTAGGAGGAAAGCAATTCGTCGTATCTGTGGTCTTccagccgatggacagccaccACAATATACCGTGAGCGAAGTAACAAATGTTATCCGTGACGTCAAATCATGCAAGGTGTTGGGCCCCaacagaatctctacactgaaactgaagaatctggatctacctagAGTCGAGTACCTTAGAACTGTCCTCAATCTGGCTTTGAACATTCCTTTAGTACCCatatctggaaaatgggcagagtggtCCTGCTATTGAAGCCTGGAGAGAACACGCGttagggggagtcgtacagacagaTCTCCCTTCTCGCACCAATAGCCAAGACGCCTGAgagactactcctcccgagcctcgttagAGAATTTCTATTTGCTGAACAACAACATGGATTTTGAAGACAGTCAACAACCGCTTTGCATggcatcaccgcacacatttgccgtggcttcaatcagcccatcCTCTAGGCActagacctatcgaaggcatttgacaccATTTGAGAACATTGCGTTCATCCAGGTAGGCCTTAAAccctgggtcgcgaattatctgtgtggtcgccagttatttgtggaatttagggtaaaaaatcgaaacaccgtagagtgaaacaaggGGTTCCCCAAGGCAGGGAGATATCTACACTATCTAGAACgtgatctacatgatctagagcatgaggttcagcgcttCCAGAGAGAACCCCTAGATCAAGCgggcctagacaacattcatgcagacacggtaacaGAGGTGGTGAATAGCTACCTGGTGAATGTGGTCGTTGGAAAACGACCGccttccattgcacctgaagaaattgacctaccccggcaaaccaaattaattctggctcaataacgatgcggcagatgcagccgcctaagCTCCTACAAAGCAAGGATTAATGacgacgtgcaggatgtgtgcgAATTGTGACAAGGGACCACACAATACATTACCTGttaaactgcccagccagacccactcgactcagaactAGATTCCTCCGGACGCACCCCATTTCAGGGTTCCTGGATCTAGATACTCAAAAGAATCAAGTAGACgaaatatagaacacaacacactgctacaacaacaacaactttccaatcccatggcagccggttgtacgtaccggattgacccgatggagttcttcatcggcaagggctgcttgCCGCTTGCTTCAGAGCTAATCTTTTTCGTTCTCGTACTTTTTCAATGGTTCCTTGTACAGAGTTATGCCCACCTTAGCTTTGCTCGATTTGGCTATGTTAAATAGTTACTTcagctttaaatatttattaccGTTTAGATGCCAGCAAAAAGATTTAGACATCCTAAAcgttttatttcaattattttatttcatttcttttttgttttataaatacTTAATAGACAGATACAATTCTCTATTATATATTGAATCTATGATTTAATACACAATTGCTAACTATTTAAACAGTTAGGCAAGGAAAACATTAAAATGGGGTTCCTCCATCTGCAATTACGTCTAAAAGTAGaaaaatttgtagaaaaaaaaacaacaaaacgaaatgaaatgaaaacaccGAAAGAGTGTTAGAGGCATGGGCAGAATTATGAATACAAAAACCATGAACATTAACAATATGGGGCGAAGATAATGAAAAAAATGATAATGCTACgatgttttaaaaaaactttagaTTACATTTTATTCAATAACCATGCTAAAAATGGACTAAGTAATAATGTTACTAAAGAAGTGGGAGAACACTGTGTTATACAGTATGTAACTAGTTATGAACTTTCTAATTTTACTAAAACCTCGCaatgtttttgttaaaattcttgttttttttgttgttattctgTTTCTCTTTGAAGTGAAAAATGTATCATATACTATTGTTAAGGTTTAACCAGAGGCTTAACTATAAACTTACAgtttaatataaatatttatatatgtggGGGTTTATTTGGGGTTTCGGTTACGCTTTCATCTAAAGGTAATAAACTTGATGTTGTAAGTAACTCGGAATATCTTTGCATGCTAAAGTTTTTTTGACTTTGTCAATACGAATTGATTTGACTTTATATCATCTACTTTTTCATCAGGGGAGGAGGGGCGTATATGGGCATATATGGTAAtgttaataaattatttatgttttgcttcaatttgtttataatattttttgagtttgccttagttttttttttcatttaacctTGTGTAGACTAAAGCTATGTATGTATTATAACAAATCTGTCTCTGATCTTCCCTTTTTTCCATGATCAGAGTTCCAAACATTGGCTTTACTTTATCATCAATCAATCTATTATTACTCAAGTCAGCGGAAGGTAGGATTTGTGTTTCAAACACCATCATAAATCCTTTAATTTGTTTTGGGCATAGGGGGCGAAGGAGGCGTTTTCATCAAGATGtcaatggtggtggtggtggtagtgcTTGCGGTTGGTCATAAACCACAACCGTTTCATGGGAGAGCGTGTGTAGGTGTTACATGAAAAACTCTTCGGTGGAGTGGGACAACGGAAGTCACGTTCGTCCGGGACGATCTAGAATTGTGATTTCTATTACACGCAAGCCCCTATAAGTTGGATCGATTATTTGTAAGCCCTTTGGATGATAAATGCGTTCATTTTGGGAAGCAATATATTTGGAAATTTTACGAAGCGTCTGAATGGAGGAGAAGAATTTCTGTAGCTCTATTTTCTTTATGGAATTTCTCTTAATCTCACCTTTTCATAATGTGTTTCCGAGCACATGTACACCAAGTAGGCAGTTATACAACCAATACAGCCTTCGCAATATGTACTGCAGGATCCCTTTTCGGCTTCAGCGAAAAATTCGTTTAGTCTATTTATGGTTGACTCAAAGACATGGCGCTCAATCTGTGAAATAAGGATAAGAAAAAGGTTAAGATAACATAAAACCGTAATTCGGCTGAAAAATCATaatgcagcaggagccgatagtttgccggctgaactgtttaagaccggaggcgacacgtatgcatcagctcgtctgtgCAATTTGGAatgaagaacgcatatccgatgattggaacctcagcataccaaGTCCCACACACAAAAAAGGGCACAAGAgggtatgtgccaactacagagaaataagtctccttcccaacgcatacaagatactatcgagcatactttgtgaaagattaaattctaaagtcaacgaaataataGAGCCCTATCAGTGTGACCTTAAACCTGGTAATTCCACCAccgaccagatatttacactctGCCAagtcctggaaaagacctgagaagaacaaatcaatcAATACCTACTATTTTTTCGTTGACCACAAAGCtgccttcgacagccctatacgttcaaaggtatttcaggtCATATcttagtttggtatccctgcaaaatccCTCCGAGCCGTTCaaaaccaaacgaggtttcagacagggagacagccTTTCATGTGAtccctttaatatcctgcttgagaagattatacgagatgctggggagaacatatgctacttgcttatgccgacgacatggatatcggtcaccggaagaagcaatcgcagcctttgaaaggatcgaaagagaatcaacgaaagTGGATTTTGCAGTAAATGGGGATAAGACAAAGTGAAAAAAGTTgagaactacaactttgagataatcAGCAACTTTATCCACCTCGGAACCGCCGTACCCGAATCAAacaacaccagttttgaaataaaacgaaggataatattggctaacagatgctgTTTTGAATTGAGCAAGCAAatgaggagcaaagccaccactcgaaaaacaaaacttacactatacaagacactgatgctcccagtgctgttatatggctctGAAGCATGGGAACTTACgaaacagatgaggcagtacttggagggTTTGGGAGAAAAAtctttcgtaaaatatatgaaccagtttgtgttaatggagaatacaggcgtcgtatgaaccacgatttGTATGAGCTGCTTGACGTcgtttgcgttggctaggtcatattgtcaggatggatgaagaagctccagctacGAAGTGTCCataaaagaaaacgcaaaaggggaagacaaaaactccgatggagtgaGAGAACGTAGAGAGTGTAGAGAGCGACATCTCAAAACTGGTTGTCAGAAATTgcagaagaagcgcagaagatcgaggcgctctggaatctattctaagttcgcctagaggaatacattttctgtaatggccaattaaTGTAGAgtgagctcatctcgaaagaaaaACTAACACAATTTGAATTAACGTTTGAGGGCCTGCCCTTCGTCTAACTACACTCTTACGACGTAAAATTATTAAAGGTAAGGGAGCAGATATAGGGTAACCACAATGGCACCTATCTACTTCGgatggaaaaaaaatcgaatttaatATTTGTCCTATACATCAGCAAGATGGCTACTGGCAATCGTTGGGGTTTGCAACCGCTTGTCTTTTTACTACAGGTGTGAGGAGTTTGACTCTCGGGTCGAATTATACACCTTGATTCGGAGATTTATTAAGAGTTAAGCAAGCTTGATTTGACTCCGGATTAAAGAGGGTACTCGAACAGGTGTCCTTCCTCATCAAGTTCCTGTTGATTAGCAAGCTTGTTCCGATCAagagaccgatcgccgcgggaacatggtggccattagttttttaaaagcgccaataactcaccttgtcataccAAGCATCAtatgtatttaagcaagagccggtaccgcccgtcctcccactgagactctccgctcgatacctctTATTTTCCGccactgcaattgcagctactccgtatgtagcattccactatccacaaacctgt
This Stomoxys calcitrans chromosome 2, idStoCalc2.1, whole genome shotgun sequence DNA region includes the following protein-coding sequences:
- the LOC106085881 gene encoding golgin subfamily A member 7 translates to MSQAGAVGTPSALQNGFNKVFIQRDYSEGTAVKFHTRLPGELEGLIERHVFESTINRLNEFFAEAEKGSCSTYCEGCIGCITAYLVYMCSETHYEKTLRKISKYIASQNERIYHPKGLQIIDPTYRGLRVIEITILDRPGRT